The following proteins come from a genomic window of Candidozyma auris chromosome 4, complete sequence:
- the JEM1 gene encoding Jem1p yields the protein MARLFLYTISVFLFATVFAEDYLTRLKQTQSLLRSDGPSMKVLDEFDRLIQDLHSADSSEKSSLVTALYNRALVEISLNKMTSAIEDLETVLTLDPGSKPARDKFRDIMVKRGDFAAVKRVLGEKADPELLKQIASWEKSFNKLSGVLEGKMKKYDPDECLAVIEEELQPFTPDNPAVIELHLACNKKKAVQALGKDKKVSDDALTGVLADYSNLLKRVSQKDLHRYGEYSKYLLFARTSFRNAWTIAKNCLKLENDNKQCGILSKTFSRYQEILKPLEEYSILDGFLYPLSDEASDLSDEKFDSFHFDWKRLHDLLNSDQLLVPKREQKSLPSSVKTNFDYLLLLTKEFASQELGDEKLYSSLKLYRDLTRLRCEAAIYSDKTSNCKGICAAAIEEAGRLFFPKHAPQIDEQLKKKNYAGARELLSQFNKHVGKTAAFQKRWSVIEKVQQKQQKQQQAKFQKEQQRQQQQWYRQQQQHQQQQQQQQQMRSDASKDYYKVLDISRDADDRTIKKAYRTQTLKYHPDKYKGGDLDEKGVEQKMQEINEAYEVLSNKESREIYDREREGQARGFQNRNSGGGFQFQGNPNFGFNFGNGGIRFGGNGFNFGNIKFQQAKQHQQRKQRKK from the coding sequence ATGGCCCGTTTATTTCTATATACGATCCTGGTTTTCTTGTTCGCTACTGTCTTTGCAGAAGACTATCTCACGAGACTCAAGCAGACTCAGTCTCTTCTAAGATCTGATGGGCCTTCGATGAAAGTTCTAGATGAGTTTGACAGGTTGATTCAGGACCTTCATAGTGCAGATTCTCTGGAGAAGAGTTCTCTTGTCACGGCACTTTATAACAGAGCACTTGTTGAGATCAGTCTAAACAAGATGACTTCTGCCATCGAGGATCTCGAAACGGTGCTTACGTTAGATCCAGGTTCGAAACCTGCAAGGGACAAGTTCAGGGATATTATGGTCAAAAGAGGGGATTTTGCCGCCGTCAAAAGAGTTTTAGGTGAGAAGGCTGATCCAGAATTGCTTAAGCAAATAGCCTCCTGGGAAaaatccttcaacaaactcAGTGGTGTGTTGGAGGgcaagatgaagaaatatGACCCAGATGAATGCTTGGCGGTGATTGAGGAAGAGCTCCAACCATTTACGCCCGATAATCCTGCTGTGATTGAACTTCATTTAGCCtgcaacaaaaagaaagctgTACAGGCTTTGGGTAAGGATAAAAAGGTGTCTGACGACGCTCTTACCGGTGTGTTGGCGGATTACTcgaacttgctcaagagGGTGTCACAAAAAGATTTGCATAGGTATGGCGAATATTCCAAGTACCTTTTATTCGCACGTACAAGTTTTCGAAATGCTTGGACGATTGCTAAGAACTGCTTGAAATTGGAGAATGACAATAAACAGTGTGGTATTCTATCAAAAACATTTTCGAGGTATCAAGAGATCTTAAAGCCGCTAGAAGAATATTCTATTCTTGATGGGTTTCTATATCCTCTTTCCGATGAGGCCAGCGATCTCAGTGATGAGAAGTTTGACTCTTTCCATTTTGACTGGAAGCGCCTACATGATCTTTTGAACAGCGACCAACTTTTGGTGCCCAAGCGAGAACAAAAAAGCCTACCATCATCTGTGAAGACAAACTTCGATTACCTTTTACTCTTGACCAAAGAATTTGCTAGCCAGGAACTCGGTGATGAAAAGCTATACCTGAGCTTAAAATTATACCGAGACTTGACACGCTTACGCTGCGAAGCAGCCATCTATTCAGATAAGACCTCAAACTGTAAAGGGATTTGTGCTGCAGCTATCGAGGAGGCTGGTAGGCTCTTTTTTCCCAAGCATGCTCCACAAATTGACGAGCAGcttaagaagaagaactacGCTGGAGCTCGTGAACTTCTCTCACAATTCAACAAGCATGTTGGCAAGACGGCAGCGTTCCAAAAAAGATGGTCAGTGATTGAAAAAGtgcagcagaagcagcagaagcagcagcaagcCAAATTTCAAAAGGAACAACAAAGGCAACAGCAGCAATGGTACCgccaacaacagcagcaccagcagcaacaacaacagcaacaacaaatgAGAAGTGATGCTTCCAAGGACTACTACAAGGTGTTGGACATTCTGCGTGATGCCGATGATAGGACTATAAAAAAGGCGTACAGAACGCAAACCTTGAAGTACCACCCAGACAAATATAAAGGCGGTGATCTCGATGAAAAAGGAGTTGAGCAGAAAATGCAAGAAATTAATGAAGCTTACGAAGTCTTATCCAACAAGGAATCTCGAGAGATTTACGATAGGGAACGTGAAGGTCAAGCGAGAGGTTTCCAAAACCGTAATAGCGGTGGCGGATTCCAGTTTCAAGGCAACCCTAATTTTGGTTTTAATTTTGGCAATGGTGGAATACGCTTCGGTGGAAATGGTTTCAATTTCGGCAACATTAAGTTCCAGCAAGCCAAACAGCATCAACAGCGGAAACAGAGAAAGAAGTGA
- a CDS encoding D-mandelate dehydrogenase-like dehydrogenase, with protein MTAEKPVVLRIGQWPYSAEKWSKLQEIATVVDCESKNREEFLRDLKSKYSHVTNIARTFPSVTQTGRFDKEVVDALPDSVVSLSHNGAGYDQIDPEPLTERNIQLSNVTTPVEAPTALTAVYLTLAAMRNFQIGHDNLVQGNWTKPEIGRGVGVGKDPEGLTVGILGMGGIGRAIRDRLVPFGFEKILYYNRSRLEPGLEGVAEYVGFDELLAQSDVLLISVPLNPKTHHLINKEAIAKMKDGVILVNTARGAIIDEQVLIEELKSGKIGAFGGDVFEHEPSVPKELYEMDNVVSLPHMGTWTHQALRNMENFTVDNIESQIRTGKVMTIVPEQKGIDFNHSARV; from the coding sequence ATGACCGCTGAAAAACCCGTTGTGCTCAGAATTGGCCAGTGGCCATATTCCGCTGAAAAATGGTCCAAATTGCAAGAGATCGCCACGGTTGTGGACTGTGAGTCCAAGAATAGAGAAGAGTTCTTGAGGGACTTGAAGTCCAAGTATTCTCACGTTACCAATATTGCACGCACGTTCCCCAGCGTAACGCAAACGGGAAGATTCGATAAAGAGGTGGTGGACGCTTTGCCTGATTCCGTGGTATCACTTTCCCACAATGGAGCCGGCTACGACCAGATTGATCCCGAGCCATTGACTGAAAGAAACATTCAGCTTTCCAATGTGACAACGCCCGTGGAGGCCCCAACAGCGCTTACTGCCGTTTACCTAACGCTTGCAGCGATGAGAAACTTCCAGATTGGGCACGACAACTTAGTGCAAGGTAACTGGACAAAGCCAGAGATAGGCAGAGGTGTCGGAGTGGGCAAAGATCCAGAAGGTTTGACTGTGGGTATTTTGGGGATGGGCGGAATTGGCCGAGCCATTCGCGACCGCTTGGTTCCATTTGGGTTCGAAAAGATTCTCTACTATAACCGGTCAAGGCTAGAGCCGGGATTGGAGGGTGTTGCCGAGTATGTGGGTTTTGACGAGTTGTTGGCTCAGAGCGACGTCTTGCTTATTTCGGTGCCATTGAACCCCAAGACACACcatttgatcaacaaagaagccattgcAAAGATGAAGGATGGTGTGATTCTTGTCAACACCGCTAGAGGTGCCATCATCGATGAGCAGGTGCTTATTGAGGAATTAAAGCTGGGAAAGATCGGGGCATTTGGTGGTGACGTGTTTGAGCACGAACCAAGTGTTCCAAAAGAGTTATACGAGATGGACAACGTCGTATCGTTGCCTCACATGGGCACTTGGACCCATCAGGCGCTCAGGAACATGGAAAATTTCACTGTTGACAACATTGAAAGCCAAATTAGAACCGGTAAGGTGATGACAATTGTTCCCGAACAAAAAGGCATAGACTTCAACCACTCTGCTAGGGTCTAA
- a CDS encoding sterol esterase translates to MFDPPEKTSVHGTFMRYVTIYISAIGSFLFVFVLTIGANIWHLRDVFSGREKDNVPKNNDGSEKYRPKQPYPDMKNLKITKDLRYYALQLGLDLEEYDITTEDGYILPLHRLVDPNESEDERARRAPILLQHGLLSASGAWLAPGANSLPYYFLEQGYDVWMGNNRCEFRPRHATIKGNLMHSEEFWDWDIRVFAAYDLPCIIDNVLCRKPHHDKLYLVGHSQGCTQTILLLRNPKLKAHHNKINHFFALAPAIFPGSLFHHRSFIKFIHNRSPTSYNLIFGRGVFCGFLGWCRKRIGTTKLYSTLSYQMFKYLFGWNIRNNYMDNKVQHIQFVMNVSYISSKLMSWWLSYSVEEGFSNQLQSKEAYETGQNYAFTPISTAEANDEEKVIGLGRIDSSDPAFTRTQEQQDIPVSDEKTFFPYKFEWFAFNKPKEVTPISIFICGNDFLVDGKRLASHMTHYERRLYKEGGNLKVIELPTYNHLDVIWAQDCIGEIGYEVDREIKVVEKTNSTLERKVNSLGEKLQGNETENEAAASRSTNMKDSQEAVVGEETPRTDGVTQEETQGEQQTAESNAKVEDTDKEVATPLVTLDPSKHKKDTANT, encoded by the coding sequence ATGTTTGATCCTCCGGAGAAGACATCTGTTCATGGAACGTTCATGAGGTATGTTACCATTTACATATCCGCAATTGGCTCGTTCCTCTTTGTTTTCGTCCTCACTATTGGCGCTAATATATGGCACCTTCGGGATGTCTTTTCTGGGAGGGAAAAGGATAACGTTCCAAAAAACAACGATGGAAGTGAAAAATACAGACCCAAGCAGCCGTATCCCGATatgaagaatctcaaaaTCACGAAGGACTTGCGGTACTACGCGCTTCAGTTAGGACTCGATTTGGAAGAGTACGATATCACCACCGAGGACGGATACATATTACCATTGCACCGTCTTGTGGACCCCAATGAGCTGGAAGACGAAAGAGCTCGCAGGGCCCCGATCTTGCTCCAACACGGTCTCTTGTCTGCCTCTGGAGCCTGGCTAGCGCCTGGAGCTAATTCGCTACCATATTATTTCTTGGAACAAGGATACGATGTGTGGATGGGTAACAACCGTTGTGAGTTCAGGCCAAGACATGCTACAATCAAGGGGAACTTGATGCACAGCGAGGAATTTTGGGACTGGGATATCCGTGTTTTTGCTGCATACGACCTTCCGTGTATAATAGACAATGTGCTTTGCAGAAAGCCCCACCACGACAAGTTGTATCTTGTGGGACACTCCCAGGGATGTACTCAGACAATTCTTTTGTTACGAAACCCAAAGCTCAAGGCTCACCACAACAAGATCAATCACTTCTTTGCCTTAGCGCCTGCTATATTTCCTGGTCTGTTGTTTCACCATCGCTCTTTTATCAAGTTCATCCACAACAGGTCGCCTACATCCTACAACCTCATCTTTGGAAGAGGCGTGTTTTGTGGCTTTTTGGGCTGGTGCAGAAAACGTATAGGTACAACTAAGCTCTATCTGACCCTTTCATATCAGAtgttcaagtacttgtTTGGGTGGAACATTCGCAACAACTATATGGACAACAAAGTGCAACATATCCAGTTCGTTATGAACGTTTCCTACATCTCATCCAAGCTTATGTCCTGGTGGCTTTCTTACTCTGTGGAAGAAGGATTTCTGAACCAACTTCAGTCGAAGGAGGCCTACGAGACAGGACAGAACTATGCGTTCACTCCAATCTCCACAGCAGAGGCAAACGATGAGGAGAAAGTTATCGGTCTTGGAAGAATCGATTCCTCGGATCCGGCCTTCACTAGAACTCAAGAGCAGCAGGATATTCCAGTCTCTGATGAGAAGACATTTTTTCCCTATAAATTCGAGTGGTTTGCTTTCAACAAACCTAAAGAAGTGACACCAATATCAATTTTTATTTGTGGTAATGATTTCCTTGTAGACGGAAAGAGATTGGCATCGCATATGACACATTACGAAAGAAGGCTTtacaaagaaggaggaaatcTTAAAGTTATTGAGTTACCAACTTACAATCATCTTGATGTAATTTGGGCTCAGGACTGTATTGGCGAGATCGGATATGAGGTGGACAGGGAGATCAAGGTGGTTGAGAAGACGAATAGTACCTTGGAAAGGAAAGTCAATTCTCTTggtgaaaaattgcaagGCAATGAGACAGAAAATGAAGCTGCTGCCTCTCGCTCCACTAATATGAAAGATTCCCAAGAGGCAGTTGTCGGTGAAGAAACCCCACGAACTGATGGAGTGACACAAGAGGAAACACAAGGTGAACAACAGACTGCTGAGTCAAACGCCAAAGTGGAGGACACTGACAAAGAAGTGGCAACTCCCTTAGTAACGCTTGATCCAAGCAAACATAAAAAGGATACTGCGAATACCTAA
- the RPT6 gene encoding proteasome regulatory particle base subunit RPT6, protein MTTVDTPYVHEGGIKPYFEQQIQDTEIKIQNTTQNLRRLEAQRNKLNSKVRQLKDELRLLQEPGSYVGEVVKVMGLKKVLVKIHPEGKYIVNVTKDIDIKKLTPSLRVCLKADSYDLHKILPNKVDPLVSLMMLEKVPDSTYDMVGGLDKQIKEIKEVIELPVKHPELFESLGIEQPKGVILYGPPGTGKTLLARSVAHHTDCRFIRVSGSELVQKYIGEGSRMVRELFVMAREHAPSIIFMDEIDSIGSSRVEGSSGGDSEVQRTMLELLNQLDGFESSKDIKIIMATNRLDILDPALLRPGRIDRKIEFPAPTVTARTDILKIHSRSMNLTRGINLRKIAEKMGGCSGADVKGVCTEAGMYALRERRIHVTQEDFELAVAKVMSKNDEGAVSLAKLFK, encoded by the coding sequence ATGACCACAGTAGACACGCCTTATGTCCACGAAGGAGGTATCAAGCCTTATTTTGAGCAACAGATCCAAGATACggaaatcaaaattcaAAATACCACGCAAAACTTGCGAAGATTGGAGGCGCAAAGAAACAAACTCAACAGTAAAGTTCGTCAATTGAAGGATGAATTaagacttcttcaagagccaGGCTCATAcgttggagaagttgtgAAAGTGATGGGCTTAAAGAAAGTGCTTGTTAAAATACATCCTGAGGGCAAATACATCGTCAATGTGACCAAAGACATcgacatcaagaagttgacgCCTTCATTAAGAGTTTGTCTCAAGGCTGACTCGTATGACTTGCACAAGATTTTGCCCAATAAAGTGGATCCGTTGGtgtcgttgatgatgcttgaaaaagttccTGACTCCACGTATGATATGGTGGGTGGTTTGGACAAGCAAATCAAGGAAATTAAAGAAGTGATCGAATTGCCCGTGAAGCACcctgagctttttgaaagTTTGGGTATTGAGCAGCCAAAAGGTGTTATTTTATACGGCCCTCCAGGTACTGGTAAGACCCTTTTAGCCAGATCTGTGGCCCACCACACAGACTGTCGTTTCATTAGAGTCTCTGGTTCAGAGTTGGTGCAAAAATACATTGGCGAAGGGTCCAGAATGGTTCGTGAGCTTTTTGTCATGGCTAGAGAACATGCGCCATCGATTATCTTCATGGACGAAATCGACTCGATCGGTTCATCAAGAGTAGAGGGCTCCTCTGGAGGAGATTCTGAAGTGCAGAGAACCATGTTGGAGTTGCTCAACCAATTGGATGGTTTCGAGAGTTCAAaagacatcaaaatcatcatgGCTACGAACAGATTGGATATCTTGGACCCTGCCTTGTTGAGACCAGGTAGAATCGACAGGAAAATTGAGTTCCCTGCACCCACAGTTACTGCAAGAACCgatatcttgaagatccaCTCAAGGTCAATGAACTTGACCAGAGGTATTAACTTGAGGAAAATCGCTGAGAAGATGGGAGGCTGTTCAGGTGCTGACGTGAAAGGTGTGTGCACCGAAGCAGGCATGTACGCCTtgagagagagaagaatacATGTCACACAAGAGGACTTTGAGTTGGCTGTGGCCAAGGTGATGTCCAAGAACGACGAAGGTGCTGTCTCCTTGgccaagctcttcaagtga
- the MRS4 gene encoding Fe(2+) transporter produces MADHPHMLSEPIEIDYEALPEDASIAAHLSAGAFAGIMEHTVMFPIDSIKTRMQMIASGQPLSKSVIGSISKISSSEGAYALWRGVSSVVLGAGPAHAVYFSVFEATKTMLVNRLTNSRSTKIVTDESHPLIASGAGIAATVASDALMTPFDVLKQRMQLGTSTADSKLTQSKSARLVKTAAQIYSKEGLSAFFISYPTTLFTNIPFAALNFGFYEYSSKLLNPENKYNPYYHCISGGIAGGIAAALTNPLDCIKTALQTRGVSQNESLRTINGFVSAAKALYKQGGAGAFTRGLKPRIIFNVPSTAISWTAYEMAKEVLLRD; encoded by the coding sequence ATGGCCGACCATCCCCATATGCTCAGTGAGCCCATCGAAATCGACTACGAGGCCTTGCCTGAAGACGCCAGCATAGCCGCTCACCTCTCTGCTGGCGCTTTTGCTGGAATTATGGAGCACACGGTGATGTTTCCTATCGACTCCATCAAAACGAGAATGCAAATGATTGCCCTGGGCCAGCCGTTGAGCAAGTCGGTTATTGGGTCTATCTCCAAGATTTCCTCATCTGAGGGCGCCTACGCTTTGTGGAGAGGTGTCTCGTCGGTGGTGTTGGGCGCTGGCCCTGCTCATGCTGTTTATTTTTCAGTGTTCGAGGCCACCAAGACGATGTTGGTGAACAGATTAACGAATTCCAGAAGCACCAAGATTGTCACGGATGAATCACACCCCTTGATTGCCTCCGGGGCTGGTATTGCAGCCACAGTCGCCTCAGATGCCTTGATGACCCCCTTTGATGtgttgaagcagagaaTGCAGCTTGGTACATCCACAGCCGACTCGAAGCTCACCCAATCCAAATCAGCCAGACTAGTCAAAACAGCAGCCCAAATTTACAGTAAAGAAGGCTTGTCGGCGTTTTTCATCTCCTACCCTACCACCCTTTTCACCAACATTCCCTTTGCAGCGTTGAACTTTGGTTTCTATGAGTACTCATCTAAGTTGTTAAACCCGGAGAACAAATACAACCCATACTACCATTGTATTTCCGGTGGTATTGCCGGTGGtattgctgctgctttgacCAACCCATTGGACTGTATCAAGACGGCTTTACAGACTAGAGGTGTTTCGCAGAACGAGCTGTTGAGAACAATCAATGGGTTTGTCAGTGCCGCCAAGGCCTTGTACAAGCAAGGCGGTGCTGGTGCGTTCACCAGAGGACTCAAGCCCAGAATCATTTTCAACGTTCCTTCCACTGCCATTTCATGGACGGCTTACGAGATGGCCAAGGAGGTGTTGTTGAGAGACTAG
- a CDS encoding trifunctional uridine nucleosidase/nicotinamide riboside hydrolase/nicotinic acid riboside hydrolase, translating into MHHKYVTGSDDKAPVVPVWLDCDPGNDDAFAILLAAMHPNFNLLGISTVHGNAALNHTTSNALALLELMGFQQDEIKVYAGADKPLICEPSHAPEVHGETGLGGAGLPSPKLKPSEDKGYLEAMRDAILENKHEICLVVTGAMTNYYQLVRKYPEVKQYIRYVSIMGGAAHCGNVTEYAEFNIYCDPHAAAEVLEDPELANKTVLSTLNITHTVLATDRVRESIYSEKNGKVSRLRKCYNDLIHFYHGSYIKRFGPIRGPAVHDPLAMFMVLPMVAKDSEEFKDFYDACDFNFYKRKTKVVMDGERRGETVLLNRDMDPLKQEDNGAYFGQSVNMHLFWHYMLRAIELADDKLAARS; encoded by the coding sequence ATGCACCATAAATACGTGACTGGCTCCGATGATAAGGCTCCCGTGGTGCCTGTGTGGCTCGACTGCGATCCTGGCAATGACGATGCCTTTGCTATTCTTCTTGCGGCAATGCACCCAAACTTCAACCTCTTGGGCATCTCCACTGTCCACGGCAATGCCGCATTGAACCATACTACCAGTAACGCGTTGGCATTACTTGAGCTTATGGGGTTTCAGCAGGACGAAATCAAAGTGTACGCTGGTGCTGATAAACCACTCATTTGTGAGCCTTCTCACGCTCCAGAAGTCCATGGGGAGACCGGCTTGGGCGGTGCCGGCTTGCCTTCTCCCAAGTTGAAGCCTTCTGAGGACAAGGGATACTTAGAGGCTATGAGAGATGCAATTCTCGAGAACAAGCACGAAATTTGCCTTGTGGTCACTGGTGCAATGACAAACTACTACCAGCTCGTGAGGAAGTATCCCGAGGTGAAGCAGTACATTCGCTATGTTTCCATCATGGGAGGAGCTGCCCACTGCGGCAATGTCACTGAGTACGCCGAGTTCAACATTTACTGCGACCCACATGCTGCCGCGGAGGTGCTTGAAGACCCTGAATTGGCAAACAAGACAGTTTTGAGTACATTGAATATCACCCACACGGTATTGGCAACTGATAGGGTCAGAGAAAGTATCTACCTGGAGAAGAATGGAAAAGTTTCGAGACTCCGTAAGTGCTACAATGATCTCATCCACTTTTATCACGGCTCCTATATCAAGAGGTTTGGACCCATCAGGGGCCCCGCTGTTCATGATCCATTGGCCATGTTCATGGTTCTCCCAATGGTGGCGAAGGACAGTGAAGAGTTTAAAGACTTCTACGATGCATGTGACTTCAACTtttacaaaagaaagacaaaagtTGTAATGGACGGCGAGCGCAGAGGAGAAACGGTCCTACTCAACAGAGACATGGATCCATTgaaacaagaagacaaCGGTGCATATTTTGGCCAGTCTGTCAACATGCACTTATTTTGGCATTACATGTTACGTGCCATAGAGCTTGCTGATGACAAGCTTGCTGCTCGTTCTTAG
- the APE3 gene encoding aminopeptidase Y: MKLSFATALAILGAASATPVDIFNDIIIGDAELQLPITASWKFPWPPWGKPEVDSEKLQATISTEALKERAEKLYAIAQKSEKKYGHPTRVIGSPGHWATIAYIKHELGKLSDYYTIDVQKFEAIDGQINSVSLLIDGEKPKSLSALSLTPPTPGKKPVHSNLVLVDNFGCDLSDFPKNLTEGNIALIERGECAFGNKSINAGKAGAAGAIIYDKDAPLHGTLGEPTGEEVPTVSISKEDAQKYIDKLKKNPKHKFETTLYVDSYIKKIKTLNVIAETIKGDHDNVVSLGAHSDSVAEGPGINDDGSGTISLLEVAKQLTKYKVNNAVRFAWWAAEEEGLLGSYAYAQSLSPKENKKIRLFMDYDMMASPNYEYEVYDANNKDHPNGSGDLKDLYINWYKDHGLNYTLIEFDGRSDYVGFIDAGIPAGGIATGAEKVKTKKGQEQFGGEAGKWFDPCYHQLCDDLSNPDYEAWLVNTKLIAHSVATYAKSFEGFPEREVSDVSAQSSTKVTDTFPYRGSKLIF; this comes from the coding sequence ATGAAACTTTCATTTGCCACTGCGCTCGCTATTTTAGGTGCTGCCTCTGCAACCCCTGTTGACATTTTCAATGACATTATAATTGGAGATGCTGAACTTCAATTGCCAATTACCGCCTCTTGGAAGTTCCCCTGGCCACCTTGGGGAAAGCCCGAGGTTGACAGTGAGAAGTTGCAGGCTACCATCTCTACCGAGGCCTTGAAGGAGAGAGCAGAGAAGTTGTACGCGATTGCTCAGAAATCCGAAAAGAAATATGGCCACCCTACAAGAGTGATTGGCTCTCCAGGTCACTGGGCAACAATCGCATATATCAAGCATGAATTGGGCAAATTAAGTGATTACTACACCATTGATGTGCAAAAGTTCGAGGCAATTGATGGTCAGATTAATTCTGTTTCGCTTTTGATTGACGGTGAGAAACCAAAGTCCTTGCTGGCCTTGTCTCTCACACCACCAACTCCAGGCAAGAAACCAGTGCACAGCAACTTGGTTTTGGTTGACAACTTTGGTTGTGATCTTTCTGATTTTCCTAAGAACTTAACTGAAGGTAACATTGCGTTGATCGAGAGAGGTGAGTGTGCTTTCGGCAACAAGTCCATCAACGCTGGCAAAGCTGGTGCAGCTGGGGCAATTATCTACGACAAGGATGCTCCATTGCACGGTACTTTGGGTGAGCCAACTGGAGAGGAGGTTCCCACAGTTTCAATCAGCAAGGAGGATGCTCAAAAATATATTgacaaattgaagaagaacccCAAGCACAAGTTTGAAACCACCCTTTACGTTGACTCgtacatcaagaagatcaagacTCTCAATGTGATTGCGGAAACTATCAAGGGCGACCACGATAACGTTGTGTCCTTGGGCGCTCATTCCGATTCTGTCGCTGAAGGACCTGGTATTAATGACGATGGTTCAGGTACAATTTCTTTACTTGAAGTTGCTAAGCAATTGACCAAGTACAAGGTAAACAATGCTGTTCGTTTTGCCTGGTGggctgctgaggaggagggACTTTTAGGCTCGTATGCTTATGCTCAGTCTCTTTCCCCAAAggagaacaaaaaaattagaTTGTTCATGGATTATGACATGATGGCTTCTCCTAACTACGAATACGAGGTGTACGATGCCAACAACAAAGATCACCCTAACGGTTCTGGCGACTTGAAGGACCTTTACATCAACTGGTACAAGGACCACGGATTGAATTACACTTTGATTGAGTTTGACGGTAGAAGCGACTACGTCGGATTCATCGACGCTGGTATTCCTGCTGGTGGTATTGCTACTGGTGCTGAAAAGGTCAAGACTAAGAAGGGCCAGGAGCAATTTGGTGGTGAGGCCGGCAAGTGGTTCGACCCATGCTACCACCAGTTGTGCGACGACTTGTCTAACCCCGACTACGAAGCCTGGTTGGTTAACACCAAGTTGATTGCCCACTCTGTTGCTACCTATGCGAAGAGCTTTGAAGGTTTCCCCGAGAGAGAGGTTTCTGATGTTTCTGCTCAGAGCTCCACTAAGGTGACCGACACTTTCCCATATCGCGGCTCCAAGTTGATTTTTTAG